A stretch of the Medicago truncatula cultivar Jemalong A17 chromosome 5, MtrunA17r5.0-ANR, whole genome shotgun sequence genome encodes the following:
- the LOC112421807 gene encoding uncharacterized protein: MMFSFTSLGGNDGNAPPIFIMNGDNYHQMGSLLPQDGSQLKFTQLYIYIYIYMTPTMKLQIGCRWSGKQRRDGRRYNIPTASEVATLIVGDYDAADYERDKIIEQKIGIFKRVSVLNTAYLPLQYPLLFPRGEDGYRDDVSLKERYNKPSNKRKEVSIREFFSFRIQQREVERSTLLYSKRLLQQFSVNAYSMIESSQLRYAKTHQKELRVDMYNCLADAVFRGETNPSTA; this comes from the exons ATGATGTTCTCATTTACGTCTTTGGGCGGAAACGATGGCAATGCCCCACCAATATTTATCATGAATGGAGATAATTACCATCAAATGGGAAGTTTGCTGCCACAAGATGGTTCTCAACTAAAGTTTActcagttatatatatatatatatatatatatgacaccAACAATGAAGTTGCAAATAGGATGTCGGTGGTCGG GCAAGCAGAGACGTGACGGAAGGAGGTACAATATTCCTACAGCATCCGAAGTTGCTACTCTTATAGTTGGTGATTATGATGCTGCAGATTATGAAAGGGACAAAATTATCGAGCAGAAAATAGGTATCTTTAAACGTGTTTCAGTTCTAAATACTGCTTATCTTCCACTGCAATACCCTTTACTGTTTCCAAGAGGAGAAGATGGATATCGAGATGACGTGTCTTTGAAAGAGAGATACAACAAACCATCAAACAAGAGAAAAGAAGTGTCGATTAGAGAATTCTTTTCTTTTAGAATTCAACAAAGAGAAGTTGAGAGATCAACTTTACTGTACTCTAAAAGGTTGCTTCAGCAATTTTCAGTCAACGCATATAGTATGATAGAGTCTTCGCAGTTGCGATATGCCAAGACACATCAGAAAGAGTTAAGAGTAGATATGTACAACTGTCTTGCTGATGCAGTATTCAGAGGAGAAACAAATCCTTCAACAGCATGA
- the LOC11430990 gene encoding uncharacterized protein, whose translation MSRDERKRRFNEAIVNTLYPSSPQDLEPEEDSVKLQPYSDVISGSLDDCENASTSGEEEGHDSEMEKLTRAQRKRIRKKKMKEEAILRGKLIGPLLPPTQATQCGDDAPPPTVRSNASQEGDETVCVNSKKMKQRRMAKRVAKEKRVASPLDKCNQSSISSDAVDDMREARP comes from the exons ATGAGCCGGGACGAGAGAAAACGCAGGTTTAACGAAGCAATTGTTAACACGCTATATCCCTCATCTCCACAA GATTTGGAACCAGAAGAAGACTCAGTCAAATTGCAGCCTTACTCCGACGTTATTTCAGGCTCATTAGATGACTGTGAAAATGCCTCAACCAGCGGTGAAGAAGAAGGACATGATTCTGAGATGGAGAAACTCACTAGAGCTCAACGAAAGAGAATTCgtaagaagaagatgaaggaagaaGCAATACTACGTGGAAAATTGATTGGGCCATTGTTGCCTCCGACCCAAGCAACCCAGTGTGGGGATGATGCTCCTCCTCCAACTGTTCGATCAAATGCTTCTCAGGAAG GTGATGAGACGGTTTGCGTTAACTCCAAGAAAATGAAGCAGCGGAGGATGGCAAAAAGGGTTGCCAAAGAAAAGCGAGTTGCCTCTCCATTGGACAAATGCAATCAAAGTTCAATTTCAAGTGATGCTGTGGATGACATGAGAGAAGCTCGTCCGTAA
- the LOC11420566 gene encoding U-box domain-containing protein 30: MPMYQPSKRDMVVGYEGGGDGQILDLDTAVKDGVLGGVDCGGIVGTGVVGEKLDLRKMIQELELCEVPSVFICPISLEPMQDPVTLCTGQTYERNNILKWFNMGHFTCPTTMQELWDDSITPNTTLYRLIYTWFSQKYLLMKKRSEDVQGRASELVETLKKVKGQARVHALKELHQVVSVHATARKSVIDGGGVSVLSSLLGPFTSHAVGSEVIGILVSLTLDSESKKNLMQPAKISLMVDILNEGSIETKINCTRLIETLIEEKDFRSEIISSHSLLVGLMRLVKDKRHSNGICPGLSLLRTVCFYKEVKILLVSIGAVSQLVELLSGMDHDCLELALCVLDSLSSIPEGRVALKECVNTIPIMVRLLMRISESCTQYALSILWSVCKLAPEECSSIAVDAGLAAKLLLVIQSGCNPILKQQSAELLKLCSLNYSDTIFISKCKLTRTIQ; encoded by the coding sequence atgCCTATGTATCAGCCTTCTAAAAGGGATATGGTAGTTGGGTATGAGGGTGGTGGTGATGGTCAGATTCTAGATCTGGACACAGCTGTTAAAGATGGGGTTTTGGGTGGTGTTGATTGTGGTGGTATTGTAGGAACTGGTGTTGTTGGTGAGAAATTAGATCTGAGAAAAATGATTCAAGAGCTTGAGTTATGTGAAGTACCAAGTGTTTTCATTTGTCCAATTTCTCTTGAACCAATGCAAGACCCTGTTACTCTTTGCACTGGACAAACCTATGAGAGGAACAACATTCTCAAATGGTTTAATATGGGACACTTTACTTGTCCTACAACTATGCAAGAGCTTTGGGATGATTCCATCACTCCAAACACAACACTTTATAGGTTGATATATACTTGGTTTTCTCAGAAGTATCTGTTGATGAAGAAGAGGTCCGAAGATGTTCAAGGAAGAGCTTCTGAGCTTGTGGAGACACTCAAGAAGGTGAAGGGTCAAGCTAGAGTTCATGCTTTGAAGGAGCTTCATCAAGTTGTGTCTGTTCATGCTACTGCAAGGAAGTCTGTGATTGATGGAGGTGGTGTTTCTGTTTTATCTTCTTTACTTGGTCCTTTTACTTCACATGCTGTTGGTTCTGAAGTTATTGGTATTCTTGTTAGTTTGACACTTGATTCTGAATCTAAGAAGAATCTTATGCAACCTGCTAAGATTTCTTTGATGGTTGATATCTTGAATGAGGGTTCAATTGAGACTAAAATCAATTGCACGCGGTTGATTGAAACGTTAATTGAAGAGAAAGATTTTCGTTCCGAGATTATCTCCAGCCATAGTTTATTGGTTGGATTGATGAGGCTTGTTAAGGATAAGAGACATAGCAATGGAATCTGTCCTGGATTAAGCCTTCTCAGAACAGTGTGCTTCTATAAGGAAGTTAAGATTTTGTTAGTTAGCATTGGCGCTGTTTCTCAATTAGTTGAATTGTTGTCTGGTATGGACCATGATTGTTTGGAATTAGCCCTTTGTGTTTTGGATTCGTTATCGTCAATACCCGAAGGCAGGGTAGCTTTGAAGGAATGTGTTAACACAATCCCTATCATGGTGAGACTTTTGATGAGGATATCAGAAAGCTGTACTCAGTATGCATTGTCAATTTTGTGGTCTGTTTGCAAGCTCGCGCCCGAGGAGTGTTCGTCGATTGCCGTTGATGCAGGGCTTGCAGCTAAGCTCCTTCTTGTGATTCAAAGTGGTTGCAATCCAATATTGAAACAACAATCTGCTGAGCTTTTGAAACTATGTAGTTTGAATTATTCAGATACCATCTTCATTTCCAAGTGCAAGCTTACCAGAACCATCCAATGA